One segment of Triticum aestivum cultivar Chinese Spring chromosome 2A, IWGSC CS RefSeq v2.1, whole genome shotgun sequence DNA contains the following:
- the LOC123187866 gene encoding transcription factor MYB88 isoform X1 codes for MATGPDLTSSSAADAAAAAASSAAKKDRHIVSWSAQEDDVLRAQIAHHGTDNWTVIATQFKDKTARQCRRRWYNYLNTECKKGGWSREEDMLLCEAQKLLGNKWTEIAKVVSGRTDNAVKNRFSTLCKRRAKDDELLEENGTVCSNASAKRVLTQSGGVTCAAPGSSPPIKNMSSCKPDFKENLAPNMKSFGQQKSIQQDSRQPLASICPDNQSVNIVKTQSLVTKTSTKQLHGEEQSCVKHEGNFLKRNDPKLATLLQQADLLSSLATKVNTENTSQSMDEAWQKLQHHLVKKDDNDMSESSMSGTASLLDDLDDLIVDPYENEEEDEQKSREQNGATSQMAPDQIMDNCPVDQIAEESSLCGNTLSSTMEPCPVAEILAHINLGEAAEDMGLHFMEYSSPTRAAQAQQAKADAEIPASVDLSESAEGSWSQFMEYTSPAHTVLHANSSPAHTVQAEQAKADAEIPVSVDLSEAAEGSWSQFMEYTSPAHTVLHAEGDAETPASVKLREAAEGSLPQCMEHMSPAHTLLRAKRDSEIPASANSNEAAEGSWSQFMEYMSPAHIVLHAKADAETPASVNLGEAAEGSLPQCMEPMSPAHTLLRAKTDYEIPASANLSEAAKYDSLQCTECTSPARADLQAKADEEISENFSEVAQDSRLQCAKFTSLAHTASKGKAVAKKGTSENCSDVPEDSSTQPCMEFTSPAHTVPTFHPFTDNVPTPKITASERNFLLSVLELASPGSKPETSQQPSCKRALLNSL; via the exons ATGGCGACCGGCCCCGATCtgacctcctcctccgccgccgacgccgccgccgccgccgcctcgtcggcGGCCAAGAAGGACCGCCACATCGTCAGTTGGAGCGCCCAG GAGGATGACGTGCTTCGCGCTCAGATTGCGCACCATGGAACTGACAA TTGGACAGTCATAGCCACACAATTCAAGGATAAGACTGCCAGGCAGTGCAGGAGGAG ATGGTACAATTATTTGAATACAGAGTGCAAGAAAGGCGGGTGGTCTCGTGAAGAGGATATGCTTTTATGTGAG GCTCAAAAGCTTCTTGGTAACAAATGGACTGAAATAGCAAAGGTTGTCTCAGGCAG AACTGATAATGCAGTGAAGAATCGATTTTCTACGTTATGCAAAAGGCGGGCTAAGGATGATGAACTATTGGAGGAAAATGGCACAGTATGCTCCAATGCAAGTGCAAAGAGGGTACTGACACAGTCTGGTGGCGTCACATGTGCTGCACCTGGCTCCTCACCACCTATTAAGAACATGAG CTCTTGCAAACCTGATTTCAAGGAGAACTTAGCACCAAATATGAAGTCATTTGGACAGCAAAAGAGCATACAACAGGATTCTCGGCAACCCCTTGCTAGCATTTGTCCAGACAATCAGAGTGTGAATATTGTAAAAACCCAGAGTCTTGTCACTAAAACCTCaacaaagcaattacatggcgaagAACAGAGCT GTGTGAAGCATGAGGGTAATTTTTTGAAAAGGAATGATCCAAAACTTGCTACTTTACTTCAGCAAGCTGACTTGCTTTCTTCCCTAGCaacaaaagtaaatactgaaaataCAAGCCAAAGCATGGATGAAGCCTGGCAG AAACTACAGCATCATTTGGTTAAGAAAGATGATAATGACATGTCAGAGAGCAGTATGTCTGGAACAGCTTCACTCCTAGACGATCTCGACGATTTAATTGTTGATCCCTAtgagaatgaagaagaagatgaacagaAGTCCAG AGAGCAGAACGGAGCAACATCACAAATGGCTCCTGATCAAATAATGGATAATTGCCCAGTAGATCAAATCGCAGAAGAAAGTAGCCTTTGTGGAAACACACTATCTAGTACTATGGAACCTTGCCCAG TTGCAGAAATTCTAGCTCATATAAACTTGGGTGAGGCTGCGGAAGATATGGGGCTTCATTTCATGGAATACAGTTCTCCTACTCGTGCAGCTCAAGCTCAGCAAGCTAAAGCAGATGCAGAAATACCAGCGTCTGTAGACTTGAGTGAGTCTGCCGAAGGTAGCTGGTCTCAGTTTATGGAATACACATCTCCCGCTCATACAGTTTTGCATGCTAACAGTTCTCCTGCTCATACAGTTCAAGCTGAGCAGGCTAAAGCAGATGCAGAAATACCAGTGTCCGTAGACTTGAGTGAGGCTGCCGAAGGTAGCTGGTCTCAGTTTATGGAATACACGTCTCCTGCTCATACAGTTTTGCATGCTGAAGGAGATGCAGAAACACCAGCATCTGTAAAGTTGAGGGAGGCTGCTGAAGGTAGCCTGCCTCAGTGTATGGAACATATGTCTCCTGCTCATACACTTCTGCGAGCTAAAAGAGATTCTGAAATACCAGCATCCGCAAACTCGAATGAGGCTGCAGAAGGTAGCTGGTCTCAATTTATGGAATACATGTCTCCTGCTCATATAGTTTTACATGCTAAAGCAGATGCAGAAACACCAGCATCCGTAAATTTGGGTGAGGCTGCCGAAGGTAGCCTGCCTCAATGTATGGAACCCATGTCTCCTGCTCATACACTTCTGCGAGCTAAAACAGATTATGAAATACCAGCATCAGCAAACTTGAGTGAGGCTGCCAAATATGACAGTCTTCAGTGTACAGAATGCACCTCTCCTGCTCGTGCAGATTTGCAAGCTAAAGCAGATGAAGAAATATCGGAGAATTTCAGTGAGGTTGCCCAAGATAGCAGGCTTCAATGTGCTAAATTTACTTCCCTTGCTCACACTGCTAGCAAAGGTAAAGCAGTTGCGAAGAAAGGAACTTCAGAGAACTGCAGCGACGTTCCCGAAGATAGCAGCACCCAGCCATGCATGGAATTCACCTCTCCTGCTCACACAGTTCCAACTTTCCATCCATTCACAGATAACGTGCCAACTCCAAAAATTACTGCCAGT GAGAGAAATTTTTTGCTGTCTGTGCTTGAGTTGGCCTCACCTGGATCGAAGCCAGAAACTTCTCAGCAGCCTTCTTGCAAAAGGGCTCTTCTTAATAGCCTTTGA
- the LOC123187866 gene encoding transcription factor MYB88 isoform X2, which produces MATGPDLTSSSAADAAAAAASSAAKKDRHIVSWSAQEDDVLRAQIAHHGTDNWTVIATQFKDKTARQCRRRWYNYLNTECKKGGWSREEDMLLCEAQKLLGNKWTEIAKVVSGRTDNAVKNRFSTLCKRRAKDDELLEENGTVCSNASAKRVLTQSGGVTCAAPGSSPPIKNMSSCKPDFKENLAPNMKSFGQQKSIQQDSRQPLASICPDNQSVNIVKTQSLVTKTSTKQLHGEEQSCVKHEGNFLKRNDPKLATLLQQADLLSSLATKVNTENTSQSMDEAWQKLQHHLVKKDDNDMSESSMSGTASLLDDLDDLIVDPYENEEEDEQKSREQNGATSQMAPDQIMDNCPVDQIAEESSLCGNTLSSTMEPCPEILAHINLGEAAEDMGLHFMEYSSPTRAAQAQQAKADAEIPASVDLSESAEGSWSQFMEYTSPAHTVLHANSSPAHTVQAEQAKADAEIPVSVDLSEAAEGSWSQFMEYTSPAHTVLHAEGDAETPASVKLREAAEGSLPQCMEHMSPAHTLLRAKRDSEIPASANSNEAAEGSWSQFMEYMSPAHIVLHAKADAETPASVNLGEAAEGSLPQCMEPMSPAHTLLRAKTDYEIPASANLSEAAKYDSLQCTECTSPARADLQAKADEEISENFSEVAQDSRLQCAKFTSLAHTASKGKAVAKKGTSENCSDVPEDSSTQPCMEFTSPAHTVPTFHPFTDNVPTPKITASERNFLLSVLELASPGSKPETSQQPSCKRALLNSL; this is translated from the exons ATGGCGACCGGCCCCGATCtgacctcctcctccgccgccgacgccgccgccgccgccgcctcgtcggcGGCCAAGAAGGACCGCCACATCGTCAGTTGGAGCGCCCAG GAGGATGACGTGCTTCGCGCTCAGATTGCGCACCATGGAACTGACAA TTGGACAGTCATAGCCACACAATTCAAGGATAAGACTGCCAGGCAGTGCAGGAGGAG ATGGTACAATTATTTGAATACAGAGTGCAAGAAAGGCGGGTGGTCTCGTGAAGAGGATATGCTTTTATGTGAG GCTCAAAAGCTTCTTGGTAACAAATGGACTGAAATAGCAAAGGTTGTCTCAGGCAG AACTGATAATGCAGTGAAGAATCGATTTTCTACGTTATGCAAAAGGCGGGCTAAGGATGATGAACTATTGGAGGAAAATGGCACAGTATGCTCCAATGCAAGTGCAAAGAGGGTACTGACACAGTCTGGTGGCGTCACATGTGCTGCACCTGGCTCCTCACCACCTATTAAGAACATGAG CTCTTGCAAACCTGATTTCAAGGAGAACTTAGCACCAAATATGAAGTCATTTGGACAGCAAAAGAGCATACAACAGGATTCTCGGCAACCCCTTGCTAGCATTTGTCCAGACAATCAGAGTGTGAATATTGTAAAAACCCAGAGTCTTGTCACTAAAACCTCaacaaagcaattacatggcgaagAACAGAGCT GTGTGAAGCATGAGGGTAATTTTTTGAAAAGGAATGATCCAAAACTTGCTACTTTACTTCAGCAAGCTGACTTGCTTTCTTCCCTAGCaacaaaagtaaatactgaaaataCAAGCCAAAGCATGGATGAAGCCTGGCAG AAACTACAGCATCATTTGGTTAAGAAAGATGATAATGACATGTCAGAGAGCAGTATGTCTGGAACAGCTTCACTCCTAGACGATCTCGACGATTTAATTGTTGATCCCTAtgagaatgaagaagaagatgaacagaAGTCCAG AGAGCAGAACGGAGCAACATCACAAATGGCTCCTGATCAAATAATGGATAATTGCCCAGTAGATCAAATCGCAGAAGAAAGTAGCCTTTGTGGAAACACACTATCTAGTACTATGGAACCTTGCCCAG AAATTCTAGCTCATATAAACTTGGGTGAGGCTGCGGAAGATATGGGGCTTCATTTCATGGAATACAGTTCTCCTACTCGTGCAGCTCAAGCTCAGCAAGCTAAAGCAGATGCAGAAATACCAGCGTCTGTAGACTTGAGTGAGTCTGCCGAAGGTAGCTGGTCTCAGTTTATGGAATACACATCTCCCGCTCATACAGTTTTGCATGCTAACAGTTCTCCTGCTCATACAGTTCAAGCTGAGCAGGCTAAAGCAGATGCAGAAATACCAGTGTCCGTAGACTTGAGTGAGGCTGCCGAAGGTAGCTGGTCTCAGTTTATGGAATACACGTCTCCTGCTCATACAGTTTTGCATGCTGAAGGAGATGCAGAAACACCAGCATCTGTAAAGTTGAGGGAGGCTGCTGAAGGTAGCCTGCCTCAGTGTATGGAACATATGTCTCCTGCTCATACACTTCTGCGAGCTAAAAGAGATTCTGAAATACCAGCATCCGCAAACTCGAATGAGGCTGCAGAAGGTAGCTGGTCTCAATTTATGGAATACATGTCTCCTGCTCATATAGTTTTACATGCTAAAGCAGATGCAGAAACACCAGCATCCGTAAATTTGGGTGAGGCTGCCGAAGGTAGCCTGCCTCAATGTATGGAACCCATGTCTCCTGCTCATACACTTCTGCGAGCTAAAACAGATTATGAAATACCAGCATCAGCAAACTTGAGTGAGGCTGCCAAATATGACAGTCTTCAGTGTACAGAATGCACCTCTCCTGCTCGTGCAGATTTGCAAGCTAAAGCAGATGAAGAAATATCGGAGAATTTCAGTGAGGTTGCCCAAGATAGCAGGCTTCAATGTGCTAAATTTACTTCCCTTGCTCACACTGCTAGCAAAGGTAAAGCAGTTGCGAAGAAAGGAACTTCAGAGAACTGCAGCGACGTTCCCGAAGATAGCAGCACCCAGCCATGCATGGAATTCACCTCTCCTGCTCACACAGTTCCAACTTTCCATCCATTCACAGATAACGTGCCAACTCCAAAAATTACTGCCAGT GAGAGAAATTTTTTGCTGTCTGTGCTTGAGTTGGCCTCACCTGGATCGAAGCCAGAAACTTCTCAGCAGCCTTCTTGCAAAAGGGCTCTTCTTAATAGCCTTTGA
- the LOC123187866 gene encoding transcription factor MYB88 isoform X4: MATGPDLTSSSAADAAAAAASSAAKKDRHIVSWSAQEDDVLRAQIAHHGTDNWTVIATQFKDKTARQCRRRWYNYLNTECKKGGWSREEDMLLCEAQKLLGNKWTEIAKVVSGRTDNAVKNRFSTLCKRRAKDDELLEENGTVCSNASAKRVLTQSGGVTCAAPGSSPPIKNMSSCKPDFKENLAPNMKSFGQQKSIQQDSRQPLASICPDNQSVNIVKTQSLVTKTSTKQLHGEEQSCVKHEGNFLKRNDPKLATLLQQADLLSSLATKVNTENTSQSMDEAWQKLQHHLVKKDDNDMSESSMSGTASLLDDLDDLIVDPYENEEEDEQKSREQNGATSQMAPDQIMDNCPVDQIAEESSLCGNTLSSTMEPCPEILAHINLGEAAEDMGLHFMEYSSPTRAAQAQQAKADAEIPASVDLSESAEVQAEQAKADAEIPVSVDLSEAAEGSWSQFMEYTSPAHTVLHAEGDAETPASVKLREAAEGSLPQCMEHMSPAHTLLRAKRDSEIPASANSNEAAEGSWSQFMEYMSPAHIVLHAKADAETPASVNLGEAAEGSLPQCMEPMSPAHTLLRAKTDYEIPASANLSEAAKYDSLQCTECTSPARADLQAKADEEISENFSEVAQDSRLQCAKFTSLAHTASKGKAVAKKGTSENCSDVPEDSSTQPCMEFTSPAHTVPTFHPFTDNVPTPKITASERNFLLSVLELASPGSKPETSQQPSCKRALLNSL, from the exons ATGGCGACCGGCCCCGATCtgacctcctcctccgccgccgacgccgccgccgccgccgcctcgtcggcGGCCAAGAAGGACCGCCACATCGTCAGTTGGAGCGCCCAG GAGGATGACGTGCTTCGCGCTCAGATTGCGCACCATGGAACTGACAA TTGGACAGTCATAGCCACACAATTCAAGGATAAGACTGCCAGGCAGTGCAGGAGGAG ATGGTACAATTATTTGAATACAGAGTGCAAGAAAGGCGGGTGGTCTCGTGAAGAGGATATGCTTTTATGTGAG GCTCAAAAGCTTCTTGGTAACAAATGGACTGAAATAGCAAAGGTTGTCTCAGGCAG AACTGATAATGCAGTGAAGAATCGATTTTCTACGTTATGCAAAAGGCGGGCTAAGGATGATGAACTATTGGAGGAAAATGGCACAGTATGCTCCAATGCAAGTGCAAAGAGGGTACTGACACAGTCTGGTGGCGTCACATGTGCTGCACCTGGCTCCTCACCACCTATTAAGAACATGAG CTCTTGCAAACCTGATTTCAAGGAGAACTTAGCACCAAATATGAAGTCATTTGGACAGCAAAAGAGCATACAACAGGATTCTCGGCAACCCCTTGCTAGCATTTGTCCAGACAATCAGAGTGTGAATATTGTAAAAACCCAGAGTCTTGTCACTAAAACCTCaacaaagcaattacatggcgaagAACAGAGCT GTGTGAAGCATGAGGGTAATTTTTTGAAAAGGAATGATCCAAAACTTGCTACTTTACTTCAGCAAGCTGACTTGCTTTCTTCCCTAGCaacaaaagtaaatactgaaaataCAAGCCAAAGCATGGATGAAGCCTGGCAG AAACTACAGCATCATTTGGTTAAGAAAGATGATAATGACATGTCAGAGAGCAGTATGTCTGGAACAGCTTCACTCCTAGACGATCTCGACGATTTAATTGTTGATCCCTAtgagaatgaagaagaagatgaacagaAGTCCAG AGAGCAGAACGGAGCAACATCACAAATGGCTCCTGATCAAATAATGGATAATTGCCCAGTAGATCAAATCGCAGAAGAAAGTAGCCTTTGTGGAAACACACTATCTAGTACTATGGAACCTTGCCCAG AAATTCTAGCTCATATAAACTTGGGTGAGGCTGCGGAAGATATGGGGCTTCATTTCATGGAATACAGTTCTCCTACTCGTGCAGCTCAAGCTCAGCAAGCTAAAGCAGATGCAGAAATACCAGCGTCTGTAGACTTGAGTGAGTCTGCCGAAG TTCAAGCTGAGCAGGCTAAAGCAGATGCAGAAATACCAGTGTCCGTAGACTTGAGTGAGGCTGCCGAAGGTAGCTGGTCTCAGTTTATGGAATACACGTCTCCTGCTCATACAGTTTTGCATGCTGAAGGAGATGCAGAAACACCAGCATCTGTAAAGTTGAGGGAGGCTGCTGAAGGTAGCCTGCCTCAGTGTATGGAACATATGTCTCCTGCTCATACACTTCTGCGAGCTAAAAGAGATTCTGAAATACCAGCATCCGCAAACTCGAATGAGGCTGCAGAAGGTAGCTGGTCTCAATTTATGGAATACATGTCTCCTGCTCATATAGTTTTACATGCTAAAGCAGATGCAGAAACACCAGCATCCGTAAATTTGGGTGAGGCTGCCGAAGGTAGCCTGCCTCAATGTATGGAACCCATGTCTCCTGCTCATACACTTCTGCGAGCTAAAACAGATTATGAAATACCAGCATCAGCAAACTTGAGTGAGGCTGCCAAATATGACAGTCTTCAGTGTACAGAATGCACCTCTCCTGCTCGTGCAGATTTGCAAGCTAAAGCAGATGAAGAAATATCGGAGAATTTCAGTGAGGTTGCCCAAGATAGCAGGCTTCAATGTGCTAAATTTACTTCCCTTGCTCACACTGCTAGCAAAGGTAAAGCAGTTGCGAAGAAAGGAACTTCAGAGAACTGCAGCGACGTTCCCGAAGATAGCAGCACCCAGCCATGCATGGAATTCACCTCTCCTGCTCACACAGTTCCAACTTTCCATCCATTCACAGATAACGTGCCAACTCCAAAAATTACTGCCAGT GAGAGAAATTTTTTGCTGTCTGTGCTTGAGTTGGCCTCACCTGGATCGAAGCCAGAAACTTCTCAGCAGCCTTCTTGCAAAAGGGCTCTTCTTAATAGCCTTTGA
- the LOC123187866 gene encoding transcription factor MYB88 isoform X3 yields the protein MATGPDLTSSSAADAAAAAASSAAKKDRHIVSWSAQEDDVLRAQIAHHGTDNWTVIATQFKDKTARQCRRRWYNYLNTECKKGGWSREEDMLLCEAQKLLGNKWTEIAKVVSGRTDNAVKNRFSTLCKRRAKDDELLEENGTVCSNASAKRVLTQSGGVTCAAPGSSPPIKNMSSCKPDFKENLAPNMKSFGQQKSIQQDSRQPLASICPDNQSVNIVKTQSLVTKTSTKQLHGEEQSCVKHEGNFLKRNDPKLATLLQQADLLSSLATKVNTENTSQSMDEAWQKLQHHLVKKDDNDMSESSMSGTASLLDDLDDLIVDPYENEEEDEQKSREQNGATSQMAPDQIMDNCPVDQIAEESSLCGNTLSSTMEPCPVAEILAHINLGEAAEDMGLHFMEYSSPTRAAQAQQAKADAEIPASVDLSESAEVQAEQAKADAEIPVSVDLSEAAEGSWSQFMEYTSPAHTVLHAEGDAETPASVKLREAAEGSLPQCMEHMSPAHTLLRAKRDSEIPASANSNEAAEGSWSQFMEYMSPAHIVLHAKADAETPASVNLGEAAEGSLPQCMEPMSPAHTLLRAKTDYEIPASANLSEAAKYDSLQCTECTSPARADLQAKADEEISENFSEVAQDSRLQCAKFTSLAHTASKGKAVAKKGTSENCSDVPEDSSTQPCMEFTSPAHTVPTFHPFTDNVPTPKITASERNFLLSVLELASPGSKPETSQQPSCKRALLNSL from the exons ATGGCGACCGGCCCCGATCtgacctcctcctccgccgccgacgccgccgccgccgccgcctcgtcggcGGCCAAGAAGGACCGCCACATCGTCAGTTGGAGCGCCCAG GAGGATGACGTGCTTCGCGCTCAGATTGCGCACCATGGAACTGACAA TTGGACAGTCATAGCCACACAATTCAAGGATAAGACTGCCAGGCAGTGCAGGAGGAG ATGGTACAATTATTTGAATACAGAGTGCAAGAAAGGCGGGTGGTCTCGTGAAGAGGATATGCTTTTATGTGAG GCTCAAAAGCTTCTTGGTAACAAATGGACTGAAATAGCAAAGGTTGTCTCAGGCAG AACTGATAATGCAGTGAAGAATCGATTTTCTACGTTATGCAAAAGGCGGGCTAAGGATGATGAACTATTGGAGGAAAATGGCACAGTATGCTCCAATGCAAGTGCAAAGAGGGTACTGACACAGTCTGGTGGCGTCACATGTGCTGCACCTGGCTCCTCACCACCTATTAAGAACATGAG CTCTTGCAAACCTGATTTCAAGGAGAACTTAGCACCAAATATGAAGTCATTTGGACAGCAAAAGAGCATACAACAGGATTCTCGGCAACCCCTTGCTAGCATTTGTCCAGACAATCAGAGTGTGAATATTGTAAAAACCCAGAGTCTTGTCACTAAAACCTCaacaaagcaattacatggcgaagAACAGAGCT GTGTGAAGCATGAGGGTAATTTTTTGAAAAGGAATGATCCAAAACTTGCTACTTTACTTCAGCAAGCTGACTTGCTTTCTTCCCTAGCaacaaaagtaaatactgaaaataCAAGCCAAAGCATGGATGAAGCCTGGCAG AAACTACAGCATCATTTGGTTAAGAAAGATGATAATGACATGTCAGAGAGCAGTATGTCTGGAACAGCTTCACTCCTAGACGATCTCGACGATTTAATTGTTGATCCCTAtgagaatgaagaagaagatgaacagaAGTCCAG AGAGCAGAACGGAGCAACATCACAAATGGCTCCTGATCAAATAATGGATAATTGCCCAGTAGATCAAATCGCAGAAGAAAGTAGCCTTTGTGGAAACACACTATCTAGTACTATGGAACCTTGCCCAG TTGCAGAAATTCTAGCTCATATAAACTTGGGTGAGGCTGCGGAAGATATGGGGCTTCATTTCATGGAATACAGTTCTCCTACTCGTGCAGCTCAAGCTCAGCAAGCTAAAGCAGATGCAGAAATACCAGCGTCTGTAGACTTGAGTGAGTCTGCCGAAG TTCAAGCTGAGCAGGCTAAAGCAGATGCAGAAATACCAGTGTCCGTAGACTTGAGTGAGGCTGCCGAAGGTAGCTGGTCTCAGTTTATGGAATACACGTCTCCTGCTCATACAGTTTTGCATGCTGAAGGAGATGCAGAAACACCAGCATCTGTAAAGTTGAGGGAGGCTGCTGAAGGTAGCCTGCCTCAGTGTATGGAACATATGTCTCCTGCTCATACACTTCTGCGAGCTAAAAGAGATTCTGAAATACCAGCATCCGCAAACTCGAATGAGGCTGCAGAAGGTAGCTGGTCTCAATTTATGGAATACATGTCTCCTGCTCATATAGTTTTACATGCTAAAGCAGATGCAGAAACACCAGCATCCGTAAATTTGGGTGAGGCTGCCGAAGGTAGCCTGCCTCAATGTATGGAACCCATGTCTCCTGCTCATACACTTCTGCGAGCTAAAACAGATTATGAAATACCAGCATCAGCAAACTTGAGTGAGGCTGCCAAATATGACAGTCTTCAGTGTACAGAATGCACCTCTCCTGCTCGTGCAGATTTGCAAGCTAAAGCAGATGAAGAAATATCGGAGAATTTCAGTGAGGTTGCCCAAGATAGCAGGCTTCAATGTGCTAAATTTACTTCCCTTGCTCACACTGCTAGCAAAGGTAAAGCAGTTGCGAAGAAAGGAACTTCAGAGAACTGCAGCGACGTTCCCGAAGATAGCAGCACCCAGCCATGCATGGAATTCACCTCTCCTGCTCACACAGTTCCAACTTTCCATCCATTCACAGATAACGTGCCAACTCCAAAAATTACTGCCAGT GAGAGAAATTTTTTGCTGTCTGTGCTTGAGTTGGCCTCACCTGGATCGAAGCCAGAAACTTCTCAGCAGCCTTCTTGCAAAAGGGCTCTTCTTAATAGCCTTTGA